The Luteolibacter flavescens genomic sequence TGCAGTCCGGGCTCTTCCGCAATCTGCCGCCGGTGCGGGAGCTCCTGAAGTCGATGGTCCGCCTGCTGTGGATCGGCCTGGTGCTCCTCAGCGTCGGCGTGGTGGCGGGCTTCATGATGCCGCACACGGGCGGCACGGCCCACCTGGTGGCGGCCACCGTGGTGTGGCTGGCGTATGCGGCGCTGCTGGTGATACGGCAGGTGAGGGGACTCACCGGCCGGAAGACGGCCACCGTGGCCGTGGTCCTTTTCATCGTGTCCCTTTCGGTCTTTGCGCTCGTCTGATGGAACTCGTCTGCGTGGGTCTGAATCACCGCACCGCGCCCGTGGAGGTCCGCGAGAGATTCGCCGTGTCCACGAGCAAGCTGGGTGACTCCGCGAAGGACCTGCTGGCCATCGACGGCCTGGCGGAAAGCGTGGTGCTCTCCACGTGCAACCGCACCGAATTCTACCTCGCAGGCGACCATGCGGAGGAGGCGGCCGCCGAGCTGCGGCGGAAGCTTTCCCAATCCCACGGCGCGGAGTCGGACCCGCATTGGTACGAGCACCATCGTATCTCCGCGGCACGGCACCTCTGCCGGGTGGTCAGCGGGCTGGACTCGATGGTGCTGGGGGAGACCGAGATCTTCGGTCAGACGAAGGAGGCCTACCGCCAGGCGCTGGCCTCGGGCGCGACCTCGGGCACGCTGAACAAGCTCTTCCAGCGGGCCTTCGCCGTGGGGAAAAAGGTCCGCACCGATACCCGCATCCAGGAGGGTGCCACCTCCGTGGCAGGCGCCGCGGTGGAGCTGGCGGAGAAGATTTTCGGCAAGCTGGCTGGCTGCCGCGTCGTGGTCATCGGCGCCGGTGACATGAGCCGGCAGACCGCGCAGGCGCTCGTTTCCCGCGGGGCGACCTCGGTCTTCGTGACGAACCGTTCCTTTGAAAAGGCCGAGCAGCTCGCCACGGAAATGGGCGGGCGTGCCGTGCGCTTCGAGGAGTGGCAGGCGGTGCTCGCCGGGGTGGACGTGGTCATTTCCTCGACCAGCGCGCCGCACCCGGTCGTGATGCCGCACCACATCGAGGCCGTGCGCCGCGTGCGGAAGTTCCGCCCCCTCTTCCTGATCGACATCGCCGTGCCCCGCGACATTGATCCGGCCTGCGGCAATATCGAGGAAGTGTATCTCTACGACATCGACACGCTCGAGCAATTGGCCGACGAGGCGCGCATCCGGCGACAGAAGCAGATCGCCGAGTGCGACCGGATCATCGATGAAGAACTCAGAAAGTTGAACCTGCCAGGCACGTGAGCGAAACAGATTTCCAGAAGACCACCATCGGCACCCGCGGGAGCGATCTCGCACTCGTGCAGGCCGCCTCCGTGGAGCGCGCGCTCTCGCAGGCCTACCCGGACCTCCGCATCTCCCGCCGCGTCATCCGCACCACCGGGGACCGCCGCACGGACGTGGCGCTGGCCGAGGTGGCAAAGGCCGAGGGCACCGACAAGGGCATCTTCACGAAGGAGCTCGAGGAGGCCCTGCGCGCCGGGGAGATCGATATCGCCGTGCATTCGCTGAAGGACGTGCCGACGGTGATCAGCGAGGAATTCGAGATCGCGGGCGTGCTCGTCCGCGCGCCGATCCGCGACGTGCTGGTCACGCGGAAGCCCGGTGGCCTCGATGCCCTGCCTGCGGGCGCGGTGGTCGGCACCAGCGCCGTGCGCCGCGCGCGCCAGCTCCAGTGGCTGCGGCCGGATCTCAAGGTCATCGACCTGCGCGGCAATGTCCCCACCCGCCTGCGGAAGCTCGCGGAGGGCTCCTATGATGCGATCCTGCTGGCAGAGGCCGGGCTGGTGCGACTGGGCCACCGCATGACGAAGCCCTCGGTGGTCTTCGGCGCGGAGCTTCACATGTCGCCCCTCGCGGAGGACGTCTTTTTCCCCGCCGCAGGGCAGGGAGCCATCGGCTTGGAAATCCGGAAGGGCGATCAGGCTGCTTCTGCACTCGTCGCGTCGATCCTCGACACGGCGACCTTCACCCGCGTCCGCGCCGAGCGTGAATTCCTCCGCCTGCTGGAGGGCGGATGCAGCACGCCGGTGGGTGTCTTCACTTCCCTCGATGAAAGCGTCCTGCAGATGGACGCGCGCGTATTCCCTGATGAAGGCGGCACGCCTCGTGTCGCGAAGGCTTCCGGCGGAGATCCGCTGAAGGTGGCCCGTGAACTTTTCGAATCCCTCGCATGAGCACCCCTGGCATTTGTTACCTCGTCGGCGCCGGTCCCGGCGACCTCGGCCTCGTCACCCTGCGTGCGAAGGAGTGCGTGGAAATGGCGGACGTGCTCGTCTACGATGCCCTTAGTAGCCCGGAGATCCTCCGCTGGACGAAGAAGGACTGCGAGAAGATCAACGTGGGCAAGCGCGCGAAGGATCACACGCTCTCCCAGGAAGGCATCAATGCCCTCATCGTCGAGAAGACGAAGGAGGGCAAGAAGGTGGTCCGCCTGAAGGGCGGC encodes the following:
- the hemA gene encoding glutamyl-tRNA reductase, whose protein sequence is MELVCVGLNHRTAPVEVRERFAVSTSKLGDSAKDLLAIDGLAESVVLSTCNRTEFYLAGDHAEEAAAELRRKLSQSHGAESDPHWYEHHRISAARHLCRVVSGLDSMVLGETEIFGQTKEAYRQALASGATSGTLNKLFQRAFAVGKKVRTDTRIQEGATSVAGAAVELAEKIFGKLAGCRVVVIGAGDMSRQTAQALVSRGATSVFVTNRSFEKAEQLATEMGGRAVRFEEWQAVLAGVDVVISSTSAPHPVVMPHHIEAVRRVRKFRPLFLIDIAVPRDIDPACGNIEEVYLYDIDTLEQLADEARIRRQKQIAECDRIIDEELRKLNLPGT
- the hemC gene encoding hydroxymethylbilane synthase: MSETDFQKTTIGTRGSDLALVQAASVERALSQAYPDLRISRRVIRTTGDRRTDVALAEVAKAEGTDKGIFTKELEEALRAGEIDIAVHSLKDVPTVISEEFEIAGVLVRAPIRDVLVTRKPGGLDALPAGAVVGTSAVRRARQLQWLRPDLKVIDLRGNVPTRLRKLAEGSYDAILLAEAGLVRLGHRMTKPSVVFGAELHMSPLAEDVFFPAAGQGAIGLEIRKGDQAASALVASILDTATFTRVRAEREFLRLLEGGCSTPVGVFTSLDESVLQMDARVFPDEGGTPRVAKASGGDPLKVARELFESLA